One Nocardioides luti DNA window includes the following coding sequences:
- a CDS encoding VanW family protein: protein MTTTTATRTPAPLVVPARLTAPPRPSERHPWLYPWAVRAHQARRRVAWLTSGTAWAHVHRPEPLPVRVKQHGSLLLRELAGAEMRLQHNKVTNLRLASARVDGLLIRPGETFSFNKVVGACTRRKGYLEGMRLSNGVAVPGVGGGVCQLANLLHWMFLHSPLTVVERSEHSFDPFPDKDRVLPWGVGCSIAWNYVDLVVRNDTATTFQLSAWVAERHLRGELRADGPTDTSYRVEARGEQFLRHDGRVFPDEPGGAGSRSGPATPSARSCCGRTARW, encoded by the coding sequence ATGACCACCACCACCGCCACCCGCACGCCGGCCCCGCTCGTGGTCCCGGCCCGCCTGACCGCGCCGCCGCGGCCGTCGGAGCGGCACCCGTGGCTCTACCCGTGGGCCGTGCGGGCCCACCAGGCCCGGCGCCGCGTCGCGTGGCTGACCTCCGGCACCGCGTGGGCGCACGTGCACCGGCCGGAGCCGCTGCCCGTCCGCGTCAAGCAGCACGGCTCGCTGCTGCTCCGTGAGCTGGCCGGCGCCGAGATGCGCCTGCAGCACAACAAGGTGACCAACCTGCGGCTCGCCTCGGCGCGGGTCGACGGCCTGCTGATCCGCCCCGGTGAGACCTTCTCCTTCAACAAGGTGGTCGGGGCCTGCACCCGCCGCAAGGGCTACCTCGAGGGCATGCGCCTCTCCAACGGCGTCGCCGTCCCCGGCGTCGGCGGCGGCGTCTGCCAGCTGGCGAACCTCCTGCACTGGATGTTCCTGCACTCGCCGCTGACCGTGGTCGAGCGCTCCGAGCACAGCTTCGACCCCTTCCCGGACAAGGACCGGGTGCTCCCGTGGGGCGTCGGCTGCTCGATCGCCTGGAACTACGTCGACCTGGTCGTGCGCAACGACACCGCGACCACCTTCCAGCTCAGCGCCTGGGTGGCCGAGCGGCACCTGCGCGGCGAGCTCCGCGCGGACGGGCCGACCGACACGTCGTACCGCGTGGAGGCGCGGGGCGAGCAGTTCCTCCGCCACGACGGCCGGGTCTTCCCGGACGAACCTGGCGGAGCCGGATCTCGAAGCGGACCGGCGACACCGTCGGCGAGGAGCTGCTGCGGACGAACTGCGCGCTGGTGA
- a CDS encoding VOC family protein, with protein MSAPPTIALGTICLDCDDAHAMARFYGVLLGWEATATEPDWVLMRDPAGGVGLSFQAEPAYVPPVWPETAAEQQKMIHLDVRVTPADGGDPSGPAGQEALAAAVARAVAAGGRLHPHQPREDLRVVLDPAGHPLCLFLH; from the coding sequence GTGAGCGCGCCGCCCACGATCGCGCTCGGCACGATCTGCCTCGACTGCGACGACGCGCACGCGATGGCGCGCTTCTACGGCGTGCTCCTGGGGTGGGAGGCGACCGCCACCGAGCCGGACTGGGTGCTCATGCGCGACCCGGCCGGCGGGGTGGGGCTGTCCTTCCAGGCCGAGCCGGCCTACGTGCCCCCGGTCTGGCCCGAGACGGCTGCCGAGCAGCAGAAGATGATCCACCTCGACGTGCGCGTCACGCCCGCCGACGGCGGCGACCCGTCCGGGCCGGCCGGACAGGAGGCCCTGGCCGCGGCGGTCGCCCGCGCCGTCGCCGCCGGTGGCCGGCTGCACCCGCACCAGCCGCGCGAGGACCTGCGGGTCGTGCTGGACCCGGCCGGGCACCCGCTCTGCCTCTTCCTCCACTGA
- a CDS encoding amidohydrolase family protein — translation MTALKFSGPVLPDGEPRELYVVDGRITYEKVASAQDAGSGWIVPGLVDAHCHLGLDDDGPVDRAATEQQAVDDRDAGALLIRDAGSAADTRWIHDRDDLPRLVRCGRHIAATKRYIRGYAHEVEPAELAAYAAQEARAGDGWIKLVGDWISREEGDLAPSFPAQAFADAIEAAHAAGAKVTAHCFGQDVLPGLIAAGIDCIEHGTGLTEDLVDAMVAQGTALVPTVMQLDKFPEHAAAGGAKFPDYAATMTDLYARMPATIMAAYEAGVPIYAGSDGGGISRHGNIAGEVQALARLGITAYDALGAASWRARDWLGFDALGEGASADFVVYDTDPLQDLAVLRTPRRVVLRGRVVA, via the coding sequence ATGACTGCCCTGAAGTTCAGCGGACCGGTCCTGCCCGACGGCGAGCCGCGGGAGCTGTACGTCGTGGACGGCCGGATCACCTACGAGAAGGTCGCCTCGGCGCAGGACGCGGGGAGCGGCTGGATCGTGCCGGGGCTGGTCGACGCGCACTGCCACCTCGGGCTCGACGACGACGGGCCCGTGGACCGGGCCGCCACCGAGCAGCAGGCGGTCGACGACCGCGACGCCGGCGCGCTGCTGATCCGCGACGCCGGGTCCGCGGCGGACACCCGGTGGATCCACGACCGCGACGACCTGCCGCGGCTGGTGCGCTGCGGGCGCCACATCGCGGCGACGAAGCGCTACATCCGCGGCTACGCCCACGAGGTCGAGCCGGCCGAGCTGGCGGCGTACGCCGCGCAGGAGGCCCGCGCCGGCGACGGCTGGATCAAGCTGGTGGGGGACTGGATCTCGCGCGAGGAAGGCGACCTCGCGCCGTCCTTCCCCGCGCAGGCCTTCGCCGACGCGATCGAGGCCGCCCACGCGGCGGGGGCGAAGGTGACCGCCCACTGCTTCGGGCAGGACGTGCTCCCCGGGCTGATCGCCGCCGGCATCGACTGCATCGAGCACGGCACCGGCCTGACCGAGGACCTGGTCGATGCGATGGTCGCGCAGGGGACCGCCCTGGTCCCGACCGTGATGCAGCTGGACAAGTTCCCCGAGCACGCCGCGGCCGGCGGCGCGAAGTTCCCCGACTACGCCGCCACGATGACCGACCTGTACGCCCGGATGCCGGCGACGATCATGGCGGCCTACGAGGCGGGCGTGCCGATCTACGCCGGCTCCGACGGCGGCGGGATCAGCCGCCACGGCAACATCGCCGGCGAGGTGCAGGCGCTGGCCCGCCTCGGGATCACGGCGTACGACGCCCTCGGGGCCGCCAGCTGGCGGGCCCGTGACTGGCTCGGCTTCGACGCGCTCGGCGAGGGCGCCTCCGCGGACTTCGTCGTCTACGACACCGACCCGCTCCAGGACCTCGCGGTGCTGCGCACCCCGCGCCGGGTGGTGCTGCGGGGGAGGGTCGTCGCGTGA
- the ffh gene encoding signal recognition particle protein → MFATLSDRLADTFKNLRGKGRLSEADIDATAREIRIALLEADVALPVVKEFVGAVKERARGEEVSGALNPAQQIIKIVNEELVAILGGETRRLRYAKTGPTVIMLAGLQGAGKTTLAAKLAHWLKEQGKTPILVACDLQRPNAVKQLQVNGERVGVPVFAPEPGNGVGNPVDVARASIEEAKRKLYDVVIVDTAGRLGVDTELMQQASDIRDAVQPDEVLFVVDAMIGQDAVLTAQAFLDGVGYDGVVLTKLDGDARGGAALSIASLTGKPVMFASNGEKMTDFDLFHPDRMASRILDMGDMMTLIEQAEKAFDQDEAMKAAAKLSGQGGEFTLDDFLSQMQQVRKLGSMSKIMGMLPGMGQFREQLENFDEREIDRIQAIIQSMTAAERANPKMIDGSRRARIAKGSGRQVSDVNSLVDRFFEARKMMMQFAKGGGMPGMPGMPGMPGAGRRAKAKPQPKKGKGAKRSGNPAKAAQQAAAEKDKPAANPFGNPAGQELDYEKAAAALDLPTDFSKFLK, encoded by the coding sequence TTGTTCGCCACACTCTCCGACCGCCTCGCCGACACCTTCAAGAACCTCCGCGGCAAGGGGCGGCTCTCCGAGGCCGACATCGACGCGACGGCCCGTGAGATCCGGATCGCGCTGCTCGAGGCCGACGTCGCGCTCCCGGTCGTCAAGGAGTTCGTCGGCGCCGTCAAGGAGCGGGCCCGCGGCGAGGAGGTCAGCGGTGCGCTGAACCCCGCCCAGCAGATCATCAAGATCGTCAACGAGGAGCTCGTGGCGATCCTCGGCGGCGAGACGCGGCGGCTGCGCTACGCCAAGACCGGTCCCACGGTCATCATGCTGGCCGGCCTGCAGGGTGCCGGCAAGACGACGCTGGCCGCGAAGCTCGCGCACTGGCTCAAGGAGCAGGGCAAGACCCCGATCCTGGTCGCCTGCGACCTCCAGCGCCCCAACGCCGTCAAGCAGCTCCAGGTCAACGGCGAGCGCGTCGGCGTCCCGGTCTTCGCCCCCGAGCCCGGCAACGGCGTGGGCAACCCGGTCGACGTGGCGCGTGCCTCGATCGAGGAGGCGAAGCGCAAGCTGTACGACGTCGTCATCGTCGACACCGCCGGCCGCCTCGGTGTCGACACCGAGCTCATGCAGCAGGCCTCGGACATCCGCGACGCCGTGCAGCCCGACGAGGTGCTCTTCGTCGTCGACGCGATGATCGGGCAGGACGCGGTCCTCACCGCGCAGGCCTTCCTCGACGGCGTCGGCTACGACGGCGTCGTGCTCACCAAGCTCGACGGCGACGCCCGCGGTGGCGCCGCGCTGTCGATCGCGTCGCTCACCGGCAAGCCGGTCATGTTCGCCTCCAACGGCGAGAAGATGACCGACTTCGACCTCTTCCACCCCGACCGCATGGCGTCGCGCATCCTCGACATGGGCGACATGATGACCCTGATCGAGCAGGCCGAGAAGGCCTTCGACCAGGACGAGGCGATGAAGGCCGCGGCCAAGCTCAGCGGTCAGGGCGGCGAGTTCACCCTCGACGACTTCCTCTCGCAGATGCAGCAGGTCCGCAAGCTCGGCTCGATGTCGAAGATCATGGGGATGCTGCCCGGGATGGGGCAGTTCCGCGAGCAGCTCGAGAACTTCGACGAGCGCGAGATCGACCGCATCCAGGCGATCATCCAGTCGATGACGGCCGCCGAGCGCGCCAACCCGAAGATGATCGACGGCTCGCGCCGGGCCCGGATCGCCAAGGGCTCCGGCCGCCAGGTCTCCGACGTCAACAGCCTCGTCGACCGCTTCTTCGAGGCCCGCAAGATGATGATGCAGTTCGCCAAGGGCGGCGGGATGCCGGGCATGCCCGGGATGCCGGGGATGCCCGGTGCGGGCAGGCGCGCCAAGGCCAAGCCGCAGCCGAAGAAGGGCAAGGGCGCCAAGCGCTCCGGCAACCCGGCCAAGGCCGCCCAGCAGGCGGCCGCCGAGAAGGACAAGCCGGCCGCCAACCCGTTCGGCAACCCCGCGGGCCAGGAGCTGGACTACGAGAAGGCCGCCGCCGCGCTCGACCTGCCGACGGACTTCTCGAAGTTCCTCAAATGA